A section of the Polyangia bacterium genome encodes:
- a CDS encoding IgGFc-binding protein, with translation MTTNSVRYFLVALALTATAASCASIKKQGGDGSGNGGPGSGSGGSGGSTSNTGSGGGAVNNNGGSGGGGVVDNQPATCAQAASAHSYVGCEFWPTITANPVWTEFDPAVIIANGGTADAAVTIDGPASFHKQVTVGPGKLETVLLAWMMDLKGPEFSLANTSGGRLTSSMRANGGAYHVVSSAPVTAWQFNPLQYTKMMCPENPGSDGCLSASVDASILLPATAMTGNYRVFAYASKNEGSDWGSVPGGMAITATADNTTVKVQLGPKCGVEIFPTTDLGTCIAASITGDIPALNPMQIYTVQMNAGDVVQLVGAWAQYPQTRNADISGSVINADHPVQVIAFNAIAQLPDYSVANADHMEETVLPSEVLGKTYIVVPPTTPLGNAVGHVVRIYGNVDGTHLTYPEGKPADAPDTLNAGDVVQIPALPTGQPAPECVSTADHCTMNQPFIVTGDQPFAVASFMVGGTLQMPGTDATNSQGDPSMTMEVTPQQFRKQYTFLAPADYLENFADILVPRGATVVLDGAPLTDVPTPIGGGDWGFLRAKLSARNGGVHTLTTTHDSGLGLQVAGFGFATSYYYPGGLNLNLISKPPVIIP, from the coding sequence ATGACGACAAACAGCGTTCGGTATTTTCTTGTTGCACTGGCTCTGACGGCCACCGCGGCGAGCTGTGCCAGCATCAAGAAACAAGGCGGTGACGGGAGCGGCAACGGTGGCCCCGGTTCGGGCAGCGGCGGCAGCGGCGGCAGCACCAGCAACACCGGCAGCGGCGGCGGCGCGGTCAACAACAACGGCGGCTCAGGCGGCGGTGGCGTGGTCGACAATCAGCCTGCCACCTGCGCGCAAGCCGCCAGCGCCCACAGTTACGTCGGCTGCGAATTCTGGCCCACCATCACCGCCAACCCGGTGTGGACCGAATTTGATCCCGCCGTCATCATCGCCAACGGCGGCACCGCTGACGCCGCCGTCACCATCGACGGCCCGGCCAGCTTTCACAAACAGGTCACCGTCGGCCCCGGCAAATTGGAGACCGTTTTGCTGGCGTGGATGATGGATCTGAAGGGTCCGGAGTTCTCGCTGGCCAACACGTCGGGCGGGCGATTGACATCGTCGATGCGGGCGAACGGCGGGGCCTATCACGTCGTCAGCTCGGCGCCGGTGACGGCCTGGCAATTCAATCCCCTGCAGTACACCAAGATGATGTGCCCGGAAAATCCCGGCAGCGACGGCTGTCTGTCGGCCAGCGTGGACGCGTCGATCTTGCTGCCGGCGACGGCGATGACCGGCAACTACCGGGTCTTCGCCTATGCCTCGAAGAACGAAGGCAGTGACTGGGGCAGCGTGCCGGGCGGCATGGCCATCACCGCCACCGCCGACAACACCACGGTGAAGGTGCAGCTGGGCCCCAAGTGTGGCGTGGAGATCTTTCCGACCACCGATCTCGGAACGTGCATCGCCGCGTCGATCACCGGCGACATCCCGGCGTTGAACCCGATGCAGATCTACACCGTGCAGATGAACGCCGGCGACGTCGTGCAATTGGTGGGCGCCTGGGCGCAGTATCCGCAAACGCGCAACGCCGACATCAGCGGGTCGGTGATCAACGCCGATCATCCGGTGCAGGTGATCGCGTTCAACGCCATCGCGCAGCTACCGGACTACTCGGTGGCCAACGCCGACCACATGGAAGAGACGGTGCTGCCGTCCGAAGTGCTGGGCAAGACGTACATCGTCGTCCCGCCCACCACGCCCCTTGGCAACGCCGTCGGCCACGTGGTGCGCATCTACGGCAACGTCGACGGCACCCATCTGACTTACCCGGAAGGAAAGCCCGCCGACGCGCCCGACACGCTGAACGCCGGCGACGTCGTCCAGATCCCCGCACTGCCCACCGGCCAGCCCGCCCCCGAATGTGTCAGCACCGCGGACCACTGCACGATGAACCAGCCGTTCATCGTCACCGGCGACCAGCCGTTCGCCGTAGCCTCGTTCATGGTCGGTGGCACGCTGCAAATGCCGGGAACGGATGCCACCAATTCGCAAGGCGATCCGTCAATGACGATGGAGGTGACGCCGCAGCAGTTCCGCAAGCAGTACACCTTCCTGGCGCCAGCCGATTATCTGGAAAATTTCGCCGACATTCTGGTGCCTCGAGGCGCCACGGTGGTGCTTGACGGCGCGCCGCTCACCGACGTGCCGACCCCGATCGGCGGCGGCGACTGGGGTTTTCTGCGCGCCAAGCTCAGCGCCCGCAACGGCGGCGTGCACACCCTGACCACCACCCACGACAGTGGCCTCGGATTGCAGGTGGCGGGGTTCGGGTTCGCCACGTCGTATTACTATCCGGGCGGCTTGAACCTGAATCTGATCTCGAAGCCGCCAGTGATCATTCCCTAG